In Prosthecochloris sp. GSB1, the following proteins share a genomic window:
- a CDS encoding YtxH domain-containing protein codes for MEQQDNYYKGLFYGAALGAAVGTVMGLLFAPDKGRETQRIISGKLRRALDLATDKAAEFYDGDEEGQPYANEARTRSKEIIENARDEARKILDEANTILKDIKSQAKGQTRSQDT; via the coding sequence ATGGAACAGCAGGACAACTACTATAAAGGGCTTTTCTACGGAGCAGCCCTCGGCGCTGCGGTGGGAACCGTAATGGGGCTTCTTTTCGCCCCTGACAAAGGACGGGAAACCCAGCGGATAATCTCCGGAAAACTGCGTCGCGCACTCGACCTGGCAACCGACAAGGCCGCCGAATTCTACGATGGCGACGAGGAAGGTCAACCCTACGCCAACGAGGCCAGAACACGTTCGAAAGAAATCATCGAAAACGCCAGGGACGAAGCCCGCAAAATCCTCGACGAGGCGAACACCATCCTGAAAGATATCAAGAGCCAGGCAAAAGGACAGACCCGTTCTCAGGATACCTGA
- a CDS encoding alpha/beta fold hydrolase: MLSFSSVNLDPSKETAHGVLLLHAFPLSSRMWARQLSMLEKLQVTALAPNIPGVEGSPEKNGWTFSDYAGSIAELLRVLTIRKVTVVGLSMGGYQAFELWRAHPESIASLVLCDTRAEQDNEGALANRRDFISAVKANGPGEAIERMLPNVFAKATYLEQVSVIDTFKTIVGQQSGTVIAAAMEAIASRIDSVDILPEISCPVTFIFGEDDKLTPKTLGESMSSRIPRSRLCLVPGGGHLCNMEQPDIFNECLLGHLRDVMPGVGSGLESPDDIEEIRE; encoded by the coding sequence ATGCTGAGTTTTTCTTCCGTCAATCTCGATCCATCGAAAGAAACCGCCCACGGCGTACTTCTGTTGCACGCCTTCCCGCTCTCTTCGAGGATGTGGGCCCGGCAGCTTTCAATGCTCGAAAAACTGCAGGTAACTGCCCTTGCGCCGAATATCCCCGGCGTCGAGGGCTCCCCGGAAAAAAACGGCTGGACATTCAGCGATTATGCCGGCTCGATAGCTGAACTGCTTCGAGTGCTCACTATCCGGAAAGTGACCGTCGTCGGACTTTCAATGGGCGGATACCAGGCGTTCGAACTGTGGCGTGCACACCCTGAATCCATAGCATCGCTGGTCCTCTGCGACACAAGGGCTGAACAGGACAATGAAGGCGCGCTGGCAAACCGCAGGGACTTCATTTCCGCAGTGAAGGCAAACGGGCCCGGCGAAGCTATCGAGAGAATGCTGCCCAACGTTTTTGCAAAAGCGACCTACCTTGAACAGGTGTCCGTTATCGATACCTTCAAAACAATCGTCGGCCAGCAATCCGGAACGGTCATCGCGGCCGCAATGGAAGCCATAGCCTCGAGAATCGATTCCGTGGACATCCTCCCGGAAATTTCCTGCCCGGTCACGTTCATCTTCGGCGAAGATGACAAACTCACCCCGAAAACCCTCGGTGAATCGATGTCGAGCCGGATTCCCCGTTCGAGACTCTGCCTGGTTCCGGGCGGCGGTCATCTCTGCAACATGGAGCAGCCTGACATCTTCAACGAATGCCTTTTGGGGCATCTTCGGGATGTCATGCCCGGCGTCGGCTCAGGCCTCGAGAGCCCCGATGATATCGAAGAAATTCGGGAATGA
- the aroA gene encoding 3-phosphoshikimate 1-carboxyvinyltransferase, giving the protein MKAYKGEVSNLPPDKSIAHRAALIGAIAEGVTEISNFSGGFDNQSTLGVLRDCGIDITQEIVTGPHGHPARQVVIRSSGLWGFTRPAKELMCNNSGSTMRMLAGMLAAQPFESTLVGDSSLMRRPMRRVADPLRLMGAEVTLSAEETAPVVVRGTRDLRPISYELPVPSAQVKSLVAFAALHADGESRVIETLPSRNHTELMLGLEVEEFSDGRRAVVIPGRKTIPAKPFLVPADPSAACFIIALGLLCPDSEILIRDVCLNPTRAEYIDLLVESGADVMIENRRTSGGEAVGDVLVRYSPSMSPLRISDPGTVANIIDEIPMLAVLSACATGEFELHNAFELRGKESDRISAVTGNLGRLGFSCEEFPDGFSITGRGRIPGGRIAVESYHDHRIAMSFAVAARALDADVDIAGEEVIGVSFPNFFDIIGALEA; this is encoded by the coding sequence ATGAAAGCATACAAAGGCGAGGTCAGCAATCTTCCTCCGGATAAGTCGATTGCTCACCGGGCGGCCCTTATCGGCGCCATCGCGGAGGGGGTTACGGAAATATCGAATTTTTCGGGAGGGTTCGACAACCAGTCGACTCTCGGCGTGCTTCGCGATTGCGGTATCGATATCACGCAGGAAATCGTTACCGGCCCTCACGGACATCCTGCCAGACAGGTCGTGATCCGCTCTTCCGGGCTCTGGGGCTTCACCCGGCCGGCAAAGGAGCTTATGTGCAACAATTCGGGCAGCACCATGCGGATGCTTGCAGGTATGCTTGCCGCCCAGCCGTTCGAGAGTACGCTGGTCGGCGACAGCTCGCTGATGCGCCGCCCCATGCGCAGGGTTGCTGATCCGTTGCGTCTCATGGGAGCAGAGGTTACGCTTTCCGCCGAGGAAACCGCGCCGGTTGTCGTCAGGGGAACGAGGGATCTGAGGCCGATATCCTACGAGCTGCCCGTTCCTTCAGCGCAGGTCAAATCGCTGGTCGCTTTTGCCGCTCTGCATGCGGACGGAGAAAGCCGCGTTATAGAAACCCTGCCTTCGCGCAACCATACCGAACTGATGCTCGGCCTGGAAGTCGAAGAGTTCTCCGATGGCCGTCGTGCGGTCGTCATTCCCGGACGAAAGACGATACCCGCGAAACCTTTTCTTGTTCCGGCCGATCCTTCGGCCGCATGTTTCATCATCGCTCTCGGCCTGCTTTGTCCCGACTCCGAGATACTGATCCGCGACGTCTGCCTCAATCCAACCCGTGCGGAATATATTGACCTTCTCGTCGAGTCCGGAGCGGACGTGATGATCGAGAACCGGCGAACGAGCGGAGGTGAAGCCGTCGGTGACGTGCTTGTGCGCTATTCACCCTCGATGTCGCCTCTCAGGATCAGCGATCCGGGAACGGTCGCCAACATTATCGATGAAATTCCGATGCTGGCCGTTCTTTCGGCCTGCGCCACGGGAGAGTTCGAACTGCACAACGCTTTTGAACTGCGTGGCAAGGAGAGCGACAGGATTTCGGCTGTGACAGGCAATCTCGGACGTTTGGGATTCTCCTGCGAAGAGTTTCCCGACGGCTTTTCAATTACCGGACGGGGGCGGATTCCCGGCGGCCGCATCGCGGTCGAAAGTTACCACGATCACAGGATTGCCATGAGTTTCGCCGTCGCGGCAAGAGCACTGGACGCTGATGTGGACATTGCCGGAGAAGAGGTTATCGGGGTGTCATTCCCGAATTTCTTCGATATCATCGGGGCTCTCGAGGCCTGA
- the rpsU gene encoding 30S ribosomal protein S21 — protein MVSVQSNDNESIDKMLKRFKKKYERAGVLKEFRKKAYFVKPSVDNRLKRSRGKRRAQRANEERNS, from the coding sequence TTGGTAAGCGTACAGTCCAACGATAACGAGTCCATCGACAAGATGCTCAAGCGTTTCAAAAAGAAATACGAGCGGGCGGGTGTCCTGAAAGAGTTCCGCAAAAAAGCGTATTTTGTAAAGCCTTCGGTTGACAATCGCCTCAAGCGTTCGAGAGGAAAGCGCAGGGCGCAGAGAGCCAATGAAGAGCGCAATTCCTGA
- a CDS encoding pyridoxal-phosphate dependent enzyme, translating into MWQKNIFDTSGRTPMVQLNRMTRHIAPSILAKVEYLNPSGTHYSRVANSIIAQAEKEGRIEPGMTLVDWTYGSSGIALAMSAVTKGYKVLLVVPDKISRDKQQVLKALGAELVISPSGALPGEPRSCMNVAESLVENLSRAYFTNMYENGLNRAVHVEMTGPEIWEQTEGGITHLFAPVISGAMVSGLGSFLKSMNADIKIVGVEPEGSIYRDLLRKGRPGEASGCELEEIGGFSESKHWQPDVIDDIVQVGDRDAFNCGRDLLRSEGLFAGGSSGAAMFAALRAGAHFDRDACIVVMLSDYGGYYLSKMYSDEWMKQKGFYSRASSSKDEIIAEDIVGLKTRKDLIFANPEHSLSEVFEMMRQNDVSQLPVVSYGTVIGSISENKILSILIENDEAMDSKVVGYMEQPFPVCAPNATISELSEKLQESASGVLISLSDGRLQLLTKSDLIEALTHK; encoded by the coding sequence ATGTGGCAGAAGAATATTTTCGATACCAGTGGCCGGACCCCGATGGTCCAGCTCAATCGCATGACCCGTCATATCGCTCCGTCGATACTGGCGAAAGTGGAGTACCTGAATCCGTCAGGGACTCACTACAGCCGCGTCGCTAATTCCATTATCGCCCAGGCAGAGAAGGAGGGGCGGATTGAACCGGGCATGACCCTTGTCGACTGGACCTATGGGAGCAGCGGTATCGCCCTTGCCATGTCGGCCGTCACGAAAGGCTACAAGGTGCTTCTGGTCGTGCCGGACAAGATTTCCCGCGATAAACAGCAGGTGCTGAAGGCGCTGGGCGCCGAACTGGTCATCTCTCCGTCCGGCGCTTTGCCGGGCGAGCCGAGAAGCTGCATGAATGTCGCCGAGAGTCTTGTCGAAAATCTTTCCCGCGCCTACTTCACGAACATGTACGAAAACGGTTTGAATCGTGCGGTTCATGTAGAGATGACCGGTCCTGAAATCTGGGAGCAGACCGAAGGCGGGATCACCCACCTGTTCGCTCCGGTCATTTCGGGGGCGATGGTCTCGGGACTCGGTTCCTTCCTTAAATCGATGAACGCCGATATCAAAATTGTCGGCGTCGAGCCGGAGGGATCGATTTACCGCGATCTTTTGCGGAAGGGCCGGCCCGGAGAGGCGAGCGGTTGCGAACTCGAGGAGATCGGCGGGTTTTCGGAATCGAAGCATTGGCAACCTGACGTTATCGACGATATCGTTCAGGTTGGCGACCGCGATGCGTTCAATTGCGGTCGGGATCTGCTGCGTTCCGAGGGCCTGTTCGCGGGAGGTTCGTCAGGCGCGGCGATGTTCGCGGCGCTCAGGGCGGGCGCCCATTTCGACCGCGACGCGTGCATCGTCGTCATGTTGAGCGATTACGGAGGGTATTATCTCAGCAAGATGTACAGCGACGAGTGGATGAAGCAGAAGGGCTTTTATAGCAGAGCGTCGAGTTCAAAAGACGAGATTATCGCCGAGGATATCGTCGGTTTGAAAACAAGGAAGGACCTGATCTTCGCCAATCCGGAGCACTCTCTTTCCGAAGTGTTCGAGATGATGCGGCAGAACGACGTTTCCCAGCTCCCGGTCGTTTCCTACGGGACCGTGATAGGCAGCATCAGCGAAAACAAGATACTCTCGATTCTTATCGAGAACGACGAGGCGATGGATTCGAAAGTCGTGGGATACATGGAGCAGCCGTTTCCGGTATGCGCTCCCAACGCGACAATATCCGAGCTGTCCGAAAAACTGCAGGAAAGCGCATCCGGTGTACTGATTTCTCTTTCGGACGGCAGGCTGCAACTGCTTACCAAATCTGATCTTATAGAAGCTCTTACGCACAAGTGA
- the alr gene encoding alanine racemase: MATAIQTVENAGAGPEEHLAEALVSIGNLAHNYRCVRQRVGDACRVMGIVKANAYGHGAEHVSKALEGLGVRDFGVANIEEAIRLRSRGGISGNSAILAFCPPLPSHVPLFLRHDVDATVCNFDTLRSAESIAGAENKQLRVHVKVDTGMGRLGSAPANALQLLRAVDESPSLLLAGVYTHFAQSTLADTFAQNQLDSFKHVCAEFEHHAGRRVCKHAANSGAILGRTDSFLDMVRPGIMLYGYTPDEHTPCHTGLRPVMQLQARVIFVKEVPAGTTVSYNRTWTAPSKRLIATISAGYADGYHRALSNRAAVVIRGKRYRQAGTVTMDQIMVDLGNDSDVRVGDPAVLFGWDGPSAADLAKEAGTISYELLCAVSPRVVRSVV; the protein is encoded by the coding sequence TTGGCAACCGCTATCCAGACCGTTGAAAACGCCGGCGCCGGCCCCGAGGAGCACCTCGCCGAGGCACTTGTCTCCATCGGCAATCTCGCGCATAACTACCGCTGTGTGAGACAGCGGGTCGGCGATGCCTGCCGTGTCATGGGAATCGTCAAGGCGAACGCTTACGGCCACGGCGCGGAGCATGTCTCGAAAGCGCTCGAAGGTCTCGGAGTCCGGGATTTCGGTGTCGCCAATATCGAGGAAGCCATCCGCCTGAGATCGCGCGGAGGTATCTCAGGAAATTCGGCAATACTGGCTTTCTGCCCGCCCTTGCCGTCTCACGTGCCCCTTTTCCTGCGCCACGACGTCGATGCTACCGTCTGTAATTTCGATACCCTGCGGAGCGCTGAATCTATCGCGGGAGCCGAGAACAAACAGCTCCGCGTACACGTCAAGGTGGATACCGGCATGGGACGGCTCGGCTCGGCTCCCGCAAACGCGCTTCAACTGCTCAGGGCGGTAGATGAAAGCCCATCCCTGCTGCTTGCAGGTGTATACACCCACTTCGCGCAGAGCACCCTTGCGGACACGTTCGCGCAGAACCAGCTCGACAGCTTCAAACATGTCTGTGCTGAATTCGAGCACCATGCAGGACGACGTGTTTGCAAGCACGCCGCCAACAGCGGCGCGATTCTCGGCAGAACCGACTCGTTTCTTGACATGGTTCGTCCCGGCATCATGCTCTACGGCTACACCCCGGACGAACATACGCCTTGTCACACCGGATTGCGGCCGGTCATGCAGTTGCAGGCGAGGGTCATCTTCGTCAAGGAAGTTCCCGCCGGAACGACCGTCAGCTACAATCGGACATGGACGGCGCCGTCGAAACGCCTGATCGCAACCATATCGGCAGGCTATGCCGACGGTTATCACCGGGCGCTCTCGAACCGCGCCGCAGTCGTTATCAGGGGCAAGCGGTACCGGCAGGCAGGAACCGTCACGATGGACCAGATCATGGTCGATCTTGGAAACGACAGCGATGTCAGGGTTGGCGATCCGGCGGTGCTTTTCGGGTGGGACGGCCCCTCGGCTGCCGATCTGGCGAAAGAAGCCGGCACGATCAGCTACGAACTGCTCTGCGCCGTCTCGCCAAGAGTCGTAAGAAGCGTCGTGTAA
- a CDS encoding ComEA family DNA-binding protein: protein MRTHDRIAASLGMTRPELTVVSLLLVFFLLGLVLRNAGLVRPASDFGNTTQNESFSDAYVDSLLDEAMKLEAAVVKNGPAAGNREPSKEKSTRRVQQSKHRATDPGIVFATASKAELASIPGISNVLAGRLIEFRKSRQGKVERFRDFLDVKGIGRKRLETLQQHLVLE from the coding sequence ATGAGAACACACGACCGGATAGCGGCGTCGCTGGGAATGACCCGCCCTGAACTCACCGTTGTCTCACTGCTGCTGGTGTTTTTCCTTCTCGGGCTCGTGCTGAGAAACGCCGGACTTGTTCGTCCGGCCTCCGATTTCGGAAATACCACGCAAAACGAATCATTCAGCGACGCTTATGTGGACAGTCTTCTGGATGAAGCGATGAAACTCGAAGCTGCCGTCGTAAAAAACGGTCCGGCCGCCGGAAACCGGGAACCGTCGAAAGAAAAAAGTACGCGCAGGGTTCAGCAGTCGAAACACCGTGCGACAGATCCGGGAATAGTTTTCGCCACGGCCAGCAAGGCCGAACTGGCGAGCATACCTGGGATCAGCAACGTGCTGGCCGGAAGACTGATCGAGTTCAGAAAATCACGTCAGGGAAAAGTTGAAAGATTCAGGGATTTTTTGGATGTTAAAGGCATCGGCCGCAAGAGGCTGGAAACTTTGCAACAACACCTTGTCCTCGAATAA
- a CDS encoding aspartate-semialdehyde dehydrogenase, which translates to MSSTEKTYSIAILGATGLVGRTMLQVLEEREFPVGEIVPLASEKSRGREIPFRGKTCLAEVPSAEIFSRVDIALFSAGAAASREWAPVAAEAGAIVIDNSSAFRMDPEVPLVVPEVNPEAMFDAEGRPAHIIANPNCSTIQMVVVLKPLHEKYGIRRIVVSTYQSVTGKGKAGRDALEEELAGNIPETFTHVHQIAFNAVPHIDVFQDNGYTKEEMKMVNETRKIMGDDSLNVSPTTVRIPVYGGHGESLNIEFEQEFDVDEVRGLLASSPGIVVEDDPFRNIYPMPLSSFEKDEVFVGRIRRDFWHPRTLNMWIVADNLRKGAATNAVQIAEKLVGRL; encoded by the coding sequence ATGAGCAGTACAGAAAAGACATACAGCATTGCTATCCTCGGGGCGACGGGACTGGTAGGCAGGACCATGCTCCAGGTTCTCGAAGAAAGAGAATTTCCCGTCGGTGAAATCGTGCCGCTCGCCTCGGAAAAAAGCCGGGGCAGGGAGATTCCTTTCCGGGGAAAGACCTGTCTTGCGGAGGTTCCTTCGGCGGAGATTTTCAGCCGTGTGGATATAGCGCTTTTTTCCGCGGGCGCCGCTGCAAGCAGGGAGTGGGCACCTGTGGCCGCAGAAGCGGGTGCGATCGTGATCGACAATTCATCGGCATTCCGCATGGATCCGGAAGTGCCGCTCGTAGTGCCCGAGGTGAATCCCGAGGCGATGTTCGACGCCGAAGGACGTCCCGCGCATATTATCGCCAATCCCAACTGTTCGACCATTCAGATGGTCGTCGTGCTCAAGCCGCTGCACGAGAAGTACGGGATCCGCAGGATCGTCGTATCGACCTACCAGTCGGTGACCGGCAAGGGCAAGGCCGGGCGCGACGCACTGGAAGAGGAGCTTGCGGGAAACATTCCGGAAACGTTCACGCATGTTCATCAGATCGCGTTCAACGCCGTGCCGCATATCGACGTTTTCCAGGATAACGGATATACGAAAGAGGAAATGAAGATGGTGAACGAAACCCGCAAGATCATGGGCGACGATTCCCTGAACGTTTCACCGACAACGGTTCGCATTCCCGTCTACGGCGGGCATGGCGAGTCGCTCAATATCGAGTTCGAGCAGGAGTTCGACGTGGACGAGGTTCGCGGGCTTCTCGCGTCTTCGCCTGGCATTGTCGTGGAGGACGATCCTTTCAGAAACATTTATCCGATGCCGCTCTCTTCCTTCGAGAAAGACGAGGTGTTCGTCGGCAGGATACGTCGTGACTTCTGGCATCCGCGGACGCTGAACATGTGGATCGTAGCGGACAACCTGCGCAAGGGCGCCGCCACCAACGCGGTGCAGATAGCCGAGAAGCTCGTCGGCAGGCTTTAG
- the dusB gene encoding tRNA dihydrouridine synthase DusB — MRIGELDIDRPVILAPMEDVTDRSFRRICKRFGADIVYTEFISSEALRRGIDKIVHKMRLEERERPAVIQLFGDSPEAMAEAASIAESVGPLCIDLNFGCPAKKVAGRGAGAALLKEPEKMARITAAVVKAVSVPVTVKTRLGWDLESINILDIVPRLEDAGIAALAIHGRTRSEMYRGNADWDWIARVKERAEVPVIANGDIWTAHDALAMFSHTGADAIMIGRGSIGNPFIFRQVKELLREGAVRTAAGFRDRIAVAVEHLRLSVEFKGEKRGTLEMRRHYATYLKGLPRVSRVRNLLVREEDWRQVIDILLSYESECEGYEREGKIREYAEFLNDHSKRLVLK, encoded by the coding sequence ATGAGGATCGGTGAACTCGACATTGACCGGCCGGTTATTCTGGCTCCGATGGAAGACGTGACCGACAGGTCCTTTCGGAGGATCTGCAAGCGGTTCGGGGCCGATATAGTCTATACGGAGTTCATCAGTTCGGAGGCGCTGCGCAGGGGGATCGACAAGATCGTTCACAAGATGCGCCTCGAGGAGCGTGAACGTCCGGCCGTCATCCAGCTTTTCGGCGATTCTCCGGAGGCCATGGCCGAGGCAGCCTCGATAGCCGAAAGCGTTGGGCCGCTCTGTATCGACCTGAACTTCGGCTGTCCCGCGAAAAAAGTCGCGGGAAGAGGTGCCGGGGCCGCGTTGCTGAAGGAGCCCGAAAAAATGGCCCGCATTACGGCGGCCGTCGTCAAGGCGGTCAGCGTTCCCGTTACCGTCAAGACCCGTCTCGGATGGGACCTGGAGTCGATCAACATTCTCGATATCGTTCCGAGACTCGAGGACGCGGGCATCGCGGCGCTGGCCATACACGGTCGGACGAGAAGCGAAATGTACCGTGGGAATGCGGATTGGGACTGGATAGCCAGGGTGAAGGAACGGGCCGAGGTTCCGGTTATCGCCAACGGCGATATCTGGACGGCGCACGACGCGCTCGCGATGTTCAGCCATACGGGCGCAGATGCGATCATGATCGGACGCGGCTCGATCGGCAACCCGTTTATTTTCCGACAAGTGAAGGAACTGCTGCGTGAAGGCGCGGTGCGTACCGCCGCCGGCTTCAGGGACAGGATCGCGGTCGCCGTCGAACACCTGCGTCTTTCCGTCGAGTTCAAGGGGGAGAAACGCGGCACGCTCGAGATGCGCCGCCATTACGCTACGTATCTCAAGGGGCTTCCCAGGGTCTCGCGTGTCAGGAACCTGCTTGTGAGAGAGGAGGACTGGCGGCAGGTGATCGATATTCTGCTGAGCTACGAGTCCGAGTGCGAAGGGTACGAGCGTGAAGGGAAAATCCGGGAATACGCCGAGTTCCTCAACGATCATTCGAAGCGCCTGGTGCTGAAATGA
- the recA gene encoding recombinase RecA, with translation MEKKNTEQVKKEVDPARLKQLNLAVETLEKQFGKGAIMRLGDNGAIMPVQTISTGSITLDFALGVGGFPRGRVTEIYGPESSGKTTLALHAIAEAQKGGGIAAIVDAEHAFDQSYAKKLGIDINSLLISQPESGEQALSIVETLVRSGAVDIVVVDSVAALVPQAELEGEMGDSVMGLQARLMSQALRKLTGAISKSSCVAIFINQLRDKIGVVYGNPETTTGGKALKFYSSVRLEIRRTAQIKDGVEIIGNRTKVKVVKNKVAPPFKTAEFDILYGEGISALGELIDLAVEFGIIKKAGAWFSYGSEKLGQGREAVKKALREESGLAGTITQQVREVMSPAAPAGNN, from the coding sequence ATGGAGAAAAAAAACACAGAACAGGTGAAAAAAGAAGTTGATCCGGCCAGGCTGAAACAACTGAACCTTGCCGTGGAGACACTTGAAAAGCAGTTTGGCAAGGGTGCGATCATGCGTCTTGGCGATAACGGCGCGATCATGCCCGTCCAGACCATTTCCACCGGGTCCATCACGCTCGATTTCGCTCTTGGCGTGGGCGGCTTTCCGAGGGGCCGCGTGACCGAGATATACGGTCCGGAGTCATCCGGGAAGACGACGCTCGCCCTGCATGCCATAGCCGAGGCCCAGAAAGGCGGGGGAATTGCGGCTATCGTCGATGCGGAGCATGCCTTCGATCAGAGCTATGCGAAAAAGCTGGGCATCGATATCAATTCGCTGCTCATAAGTCAGCCTGAATCGGGTGAGCAGGCGCTTTCCATCGTCGAGACGCTTGTCCGCAGCGGCGCCGTCGATATCGTGGTGGTCGATTCGGTCGCGGCGCTCGTACCGCAGGCTGAACTCGAGGGGGAAATGGGAGACAGCGTCATGGGTCTGCAGGCCCGCCTGATGAGCCAGGCCCTGCGGAAGCTGACAGGAGCGATTTCGAAATCGAGCTGCGTCGCTATTTTCATCAACCAGCTTCGTGACAAGATCGGCGTGGTGTACGGCAACCCCGAAACAACGACCGGCGGAAAGGCGCTGAAATTTTATTCCTCTGTCCGCCTCGAGATTCGCAGGACGGCGCAGATCAAGGATGGCGTGGAAATCATCGGCAACCGGACCAAGGTGAAGGTGGTCAAGAACAAGGTCGCGCCGCCGTTCAAGACGGCCGAATTCGATATTCTCTACGGCGAGGGGATTTCAGCCCTCGGGGAGTTGATCGATCTTGCCGTCGAATTCGGCATCATCAAGAAAGCCGGTGCCTGGTTCAGCTACGGTTCGGAGAAACTCGGCCAGGGACGTGAAGCCGTCAAGAAAGCGCTCCGCGAAGAGTCGGGGCTTGCCGGAACCATCACCCAGCAGGTTCGTGAGGTCATGTCACCGGCAGCGCCGGCTGGAAACAATTGA
- a CDS encoding NAD-dependent epimerase/dehydratase family protein, producing the protein MNRNEQIVLVTGATGYIGSQVVRALHRALGDAVRIRALVRDSSNTALLEGLPVEFIRGDVMNPVSLRDACVSVDTVFHCAGLVAYTWNFRHRLYDINVTGTANIVNACLESGVRRMVHTSSVAAVGVRENGRPADEGTAFMDWQRRISYMESKHLAEMEARRGIAEGLDVVMVNPGVVIGRVGGPQTVTNSATETVAAIYRGTVPVYPSGGLSFVDIGDVARAHLAAWEHGERGERYIVVSENMSYSELFGMIRDLPGSSGRRAFEAGRPLSVLAGAGGELFSLFTGGKSHISLEGMRLARKKLYYSNARSVGSLGMRYRPVREIVASIACGGDKE; encoded by the coding sequence TTGAATCGTAATGAACAGATCGTGCTGGTTACCGGCGCGACAGGCTATATAGGGTCGCAGGTTGTCCGGGCCCTGCATCGGGCTCTCGGAGACGCCGTCCGCATACGGGCTCTCGTGAGGGATTCTTCGAATACCGCTCTTCTGGAAGGCTTGCCGGTGGAGTTCATCCGGGGTGATGTCATGAATCCGGTTTCTCTCAGGGATGCCTGCGTTTCGGTCGATACGGTGTTCCATTGCGCGGGGCTTGTTGCCTATACCTGGAATTTTCGCCACCGCCTTTACGATATCAACGTCACGGGAACGGCCAATATCGTCAACGCATGTCTCGAAAGCGGCGTCAGGCGCATGGTGCACACCAGCTCCGTCGCCGCCGTCGGTGTCCGGGAAAACGGCCGGCCTGCCGACGAGGGTACGGCCTTCATGGACTGGCAGCGCCGTATTTCCTACATGGAGTCAAAACACCTTGCAGAGATGGAAGCGCGCCGGGGAATCGCCGAAGGGCTCGACGTCGTGATGGTCAATCCCGGTGTCGTCATCGGCAGGGTAGGCGGTCCGCAGACGGTTACCAACAGCGCTACAGAAACGGTTGCCGCGATCTACAGGGGCACGGTGCCGGTGTATCCCTCAGGGGGGTTGAGTTTCGTGGATATCGGCGACGTCGCGCGTGCCCATCTTGCGGCCTGGGAGCATGGCGAGCGGGGAGAGCGCTATATCGTTGTATCAGAAAACATGTCGTACAGTGAGTTGTTCGGCATGATTCGCGATCTTCCGGGCAGCTCGGGTCGCAGGGCTTTCGAGGCCGGCCGCCCCCTTTCCGTTCTTGCCGGTGCGGGAGGAGAACTGTTTTCACTGTTCACGGGAGGAAAGAGCCATATCAGCCTGGAAGGCATGCGCCTGGCAAGGAAGAAACTGTATTATTCAAATGCAAGGTCCGTCGGGTCGCTCGGTATGCGTTACCGCCCGGTTCGCGAGATCGTCGCTTCGATTGCCTGCGGAGGCGACAAAGAGTAA